The Triplophysa rosa linkage group LG15, Trosa_1v2, whole genome shotgun sequence genomic sequence ACAAGGGCCAAAATGTCAAGTTTTTTGTCTGTCTTCTCTTTGAGAGTAAAATATGTGTTGGGGGGAGAACAAAGCCGTTGCCCTTTACATAATATGAGCTAAGCAACCAACAAAAATCGTTAATGCATGTAATATGAGGCTGGtttaaggagtagttcacttcgaAATAAGCCCccaatgaataaaaatgactatggaaagtcaatggggacttaTTTTGATGTGAACTACTCCAAGACAAAAACTCACTAACGTCAGTTGTTGCCTTTCTGTGTTGTTCCTAATAAggacatacattttatttgggGTACTGCCAATAGAAAGACCTACAAACACAACAttgataaataaaaagaaaatctcACCTTGTCCTGAAGAACAATAATCTTTGTCAATGACAATGGAGCCGGTCATCTGTGTGGTGATGGCACTGGGAAGAGGCGAATCAGAACTGAGGCAGTAGAATAAGGCACAAATTGGGTCAAACTCAGGGTCAGGCTCAAGGTCACGTCGAGTCCTCGCGTGAAGCTCCATGGTCATCAGTGTGAGGTGCTGTAACTACAGCAAGGGGGTTAAAGCGAGTTTAAACCCAATCACATTTCTTGAGACTGGGTTTAGAAATTCATGTGAAATGGCCAAAGAAAAAAGGAAGTGAATGATAATGGGACAAATGTGgggaaaatatttgttttctttttataacaAAAATGGCTTCTTTAAACTGAGCAGTACAAGGCTACTTTCATTGAGTTTGCCAAAAAGTTGGACTTGATTGAACAATATtaagtaaaaacaaaagtaggacttattttgaaattttcatcattttaattaGTGGAATGATTatctgtttgtgaaataaaaatctgttttaagTGAAAACAACAACATGACGACGCTACGTTAGATTTCACTGCATTTCAGATAATCGGAGCTGTCGGATTTACAACATGTTAAATGCATCACTACTCCCTACAGACACAAAAGTAAGTTGGCGATGAACTCGGAGAAGAATAGAGAGAACTTTATAGTTACCTATAACGTTACAATGTGTATCTGACATGATTAAAACACGCTGTTAAATAACATTCGAAATTATGATTATTGCCGCATCCATAAACATCATGTGTATTTTAActataaatgtattgttttgctAGAACttttgtgaatgtaaatgtctgaaagctaaaataaacaatatatgtGCTTGAAAACACTGCATAGTTGTGATCTGTGGCAAGCGCGGTGCAGTTGATCAAGTGATGCGTCATCGTGATTGTACGCTCCTGGGATCAGCACTAGACTGTTAAAACCGGTGTGATTGTACGCATTAAAAAAGCAGTTGCCTTTCAAATAAAACCAGTGCAGTTGTATTGCGTGCACCTATTTGGGTTTGCCTTCAAATTTACCAACGACCTCACGCGGACCGGTCAGGCAGAGCCAGCGGGCCGGATGTGGCTCGTGGGCTGTACAATGCCCAGGTCTGTACTAGACAGTCAAAAACAGTGCACCTCtctgtctgtacagtacataatgTGTGTGAGCGCGCGTGcggtcagcggatatgagagatgcacGTTTATTCAGCGGAGACTCACGGACGTGAGTATAGTATAAACAAGCCGTAAAAGACAGGCTGCGTGCGTGCATGCAAGTTTAtgtgtttacttgcggctttgagtgtactgacagCTGTGAAGTTATTGCCTGCTTCGTTGGAAACAAAAGATTGAAACCGGCAAGGCATGAGCCTGACCTGCCGCTCACCGGTCCCGGCCGATTATGCAAAAAAACGTCCGATTCTGGTCCCTTGCCGgttcaatcggtgcacctccaaatttttttataataatttctaataatttgaatgttttttatggGCTATTTATGGGctttttattgctttattaggATAGGACAGTGGAGAGCTGACATGAAAACGCTGGGAGTGGGATTGGCAAAAGACCATGCGAGGCGGAAAACAAAGCCTTTTCTATAGTGCTTAGAAATTCTTCAGAAATGTCTTGAAACTTTTATATAAGTTTAATCAATCACCCACATTAACCAAACCAGTTCTTACTAGAGTCAAAACCAGGTCCTACCTCATGCAATGCTTTTGCCTCTTGCAAGTTCTGCATGCTGACTTTAAAACCATACGAATTGCAGATTGATGGACCTTCAATCTGAGAACTCTCTTTCTTTGGAACATTCATAGCAGTAAACTGATTCTGTATGGACAACAATGAGCATCCTATAAAAGGCCTTAGTTATGcaatatattgtaatactgAACATTAAATTATTTAGGTATTGTAGCTTTAGATGATTCATAACTAAGTCAAAATCAGTCTTTTATCTGACCTTCATTTGTGTGGTTAGCAGAACTCTTCGTAAAgcatctttgtttttattactccTCTGATGTAGCCACTGTGATCTGGCCTCCATTTCTGCACAAGAAAAGATCCATAAGAGATTAAACAGATTTGTCATAGTATAGTCACGTGTAATAAGGTAACTTGCATGCTCAGACATAATCTCCTCTTGGAAATGTCATTAGAGCGATAACCAACCACAgcatattaaacataaaaatgatcattcttcTCATTGCAGATTTTACAGCTAACCACTAAAAACCTTTAGATTCAAGCTCTAAAGAAATGCAGCATGCAGTACAACTATACCATCATTCACTGTTGGACTGCAGTTAGACCCATCATCATCAATGCTTCGCCTTCTCCTGAGAACTGGTGTGCTGTGGAGCATGTACAAGGTTTTATCATCAGAAACTCGATCTTGAATATGAAAAGGGGATGGACTCAAGAAGTCCCTTGGCTGTACATTTTCAGGTGATGTGCAATAGATATGAGACTCATCCATGTTGGGGGCAGGCAATCTATCACACAAATCCTTCTTGTCTTCATCTTCTTTTAAGCCAGCAGGGCTTTCCTGCCATGTAGGAAGCTCAGGTGAGCAAGAAGACCTGACCTGACCCCTTACATCCACCTCCTGATCTTTGGCCTTAGTGTCTAAGAAATGCATCATACTTTTAGGGCTACAGTTAAATGAAGCTGCTTTAACTGGTGAGATACAAAGTGGTAAACTCAATCCATTCCTTTTGTCACTCTGCAACTCTGAAACCTTTTCAGGCCCTTTATTACAATATTTTGAGTCAGGTGTTTCCAAGTGTTTCTTCTGAGGGGAGGTCCTGTCACATGTGCTGTGCTTTAGCTCTACACATTTTGGGTCACCCACTAGTTTTCTATCCCTCAGAAGGCACTCATATTGTTTTTTGGCCTGCAGCCAGAGTTGCACCCGTTCCCGGCTTGGAGCACTCTTGCAGGGAAGCATGATCACCTTCTGATCACCACCAGAAGATGGCTTTTGGTTCTTGGTAGATAGCGAAGCCCTAGAATCATGGGTTGGGGCAGACCCAGCATTTGTCATGGCAGAAAATGCAACCTTCCAAAACTGCAAGCCCTGCTGAGATATGTCGCCATGAAATTCAGCCAGTTCGTTTGCTAGCCTGGTTTCCAAAGTCAATTTGCGTCTGCCAACCTCCCTGAGAAAACAATGAGAATCACTGAGAAAACACATCACTCAAATGGATTCATTATAAATGTTGTGTGTTATTACCTTGGCTTTAAAGGAGCATCTGATGGGTCACTGCAGAACGGTTCCTGGTAGGTGGCTTCTGAGAGGTCCAGATCCAACAGAGTAGCCAAAATTTCTTCGCGAGTAGGCGGTGACATGAGAGGTTTGAGAATGTGAGTTCCTCCACTCTTTGAAGTCTGAACTCCATTTCTCAGTTGGGACAGTGAGCTGACAGACCGTGGGGAACTGTTTGGGGTTGCTGAACTGCCATCTTGGAGATCGCTACTTGGGGATACACCATTATCCCCAAAAGATACAGAAGTAATTGAAAAAAAGGGCTCTGGGTCGAATAGCATGTCTCTTTTTTCACAGTAAAAGTCCTGAAAGTGGCTGAGGCCATTAATTTTACCGAGGGAGCCCCCCCAATCTTTGTTCGAGATCCTTTCGGAATCAAACAGGGGCAGAGATATCTTATTGGGAAAAACTTTGCTGTTCTCACAAGATTTGTCAAAGAGCTCTGGACTAACAGTTCCAGATCGATGGCAGCCCTCCTCATGTTTGGCATCTTCATCAACCTCAACAATTTTTTGTGCCCTGCTTCCCAACCCTTCAACAAGGGCATTGATTGCCTCTTGACTGACATCACTGAGGAACTTTTGAGGCAAGTTCTTGTCAGTTAAAACAAACTGGTTGCCAGAATAAAGACAGGAAAATTCTGTCTGGCCAATGGCATTAATATCAAAGTTATAATTATCTGGGAGCTCTGGGGATAAGCTATCCTCGATGGAGCAACAGCTATCAAGGCCAGGGTCAGACATAAGGACAGGACTGCCATCTGAAAGATGGTCAAGTCTCACCAAATCTCCAGGTTTATATTTCATGCTTTGCCTGCTTATGGACTCCTTTGGCACTTTGGTTCTTGCAGATCTTGATTTCCTTGTTGTTAACGAAGGAGGTCTTTTGCGTTTGACTGTTTTGGAAACATCATTGGGATGACTGGTGGAAGACGTAGTGTCAGTCACATGAACACTTTCCTGTAGTGTTTGTCCTGCCTTAAGTTGCCTCTTCTGGAGAAGCTCCTTCAGGACAGCCAGCCCAGAAGGCATTTCCGGTACACATATTATTCCATTCTTAGGGATGGATGATAATGCGAGATCTCTATGAGATCCATCTGTAATTGCTTTCTTTTCAGAAGGTGaggatataaaataaacaggctcTGACAGAGACATTGGActatctttcttttttgttgacTGTCTTTTTGATTTCATGCTCGTTTTTGCAGTTGACTGTGAATGCTGTATGGTCCTCGGGTTCTCTTCCTGGCTGGTGACCTCAGAATTTAAATAGCATTCATCTGTTGTGACAGGGCCATTTTGACCTAAGCTTTGCGATATAGAATTAGATCTGctgtaagtgatgacagaacatGGATGCCCGAGAGTTTTTGTAGCTTTTTCAGTCAAGGGATTAAGGGCAATCTGCACCTCTTGCTTATTTGAGGCAATGACATTAAACACCTCAAAAAAATCAATACCCTGATCTGGCTTTTTTTCAGTGCTGATGCTGACTGTTTGTGAATCAAAACAACTGACAGTAGCATCCTCTTGAATACTTTTTATAGAACTGGGGTGCTGAAAAGGAGTTAAGCCGTCAGATGAGGATTCAAGAGGTGAATTGTCAACTGGAAGTGAAGTCTGTGAGTTTTCAGTTCCTTCAGTTGACAAGTTTTCAGTTCCTTGAAACAGCTTTTTGTTCAGCTTCCTGCTTTTTTGAGTTGTAGATGTGCCATCTCCAAGAACAGTCCTTTCAATACTTTTACAATTTTTCTTTTGTCTCCTTGAAGCTGTTCGATTACTTTTCTTTTGCGAATCCCCTGTTTTTATAGAACCACTGACCGATGTTTTTTTTATGCTACTACTTTGGCATTTTTGACTTGCAGCAGAACTCTTTTTAGGCCTGGATGTTCTGCTTCTGTCTCGAGGGCCTATTTTGTATGGCTTGGGGGTCAATGACTGATAGGGAGAACCAAGACATGGATCATTAAGGGGGTTTATGAGATGATCATTTGAATTTGATTCCAATAAGGGGTCAGTAGGTGACCAACATCGAGGTGGTGTCGAATCAGAAGAACTAGGAGCCCTTTCAGACAAATAACCCAACTCCACCATTACATCAGAGTACTCTGTAGAGTGATCATCAGTAAAATCATTATAACAAGGCCACGGAGTGAGTAATTTGGGCAAAGTAAATGCTGCTTTAACACGCCTTGGTCTTCTAGTCTGTCTAGCTCGGTCACATTTCAACTTTGGAGAGGTACTCACCCTCTTAGATGTTAGATTGACCTTAAGTTTTCGTTTGGGGCATTTCTTGACTTTTGGCTCAGGTAGAGGGTACTTGACTGCTGTAGAGTCTGAGACTTTGGGCCAAAAATCTTTGGGAGGAGCAAGCTTTTGGTATTCTTCAAGCTTTTCTGGTGTTAAAACTGTGCAAGGTTCATCTGCATTAATTTTCGCAATCTTCACAAGCATGTTCTTCTGACCTTTGAACCTGTTAATGATTATATATTTGATGATAACTGGTGGCTCTTTTTTAGAGAGTCTTGTCTTTTTTTGGATGTGGTTTTTCTCTTTCAGGCCTTCATTAGGCACCAAGGATCGTTTGAAAGAACGAGAACTTAAATGATCTCCGTCTTCAGTGTCACGGCTCATTTTCCTTTTTGTTCGCAAGGTATATTTGCTACCTGGCAAACTGGACACCTTGGTGCGAGATATTTTGGTGGGAATAACTGCAAGTTCATCCTCTACCGAGCTCTCAGATCTTTTAACACTTGAAGGAGCTGAGGTTTCCATGTTTACTTTACTATTCGTTTCCTTTTCATTGAGAGAGTCTGGAGTGATGGCAGAGAAGGGTGGGGCTTCCTCTTTTATAGTAGCTGGGGTCCTCAAAGGACTTGTCCCTTTTTGACTTAATGTAGTTCTCTTTTTAGTGGTCAACTTTAATCTTGACCTCCGCTGCTCAGGATCTTCCATAGTACAGCAGCCCTCACCAGTCTTACCCCAGATCGTTTTTTTGACTGGTCTGGACAGACAGTTAGAGAGGACGACACTAGGAAAAAACTTATAGTGTGCCTCCTGCTGAGCCACAACAGTCCTCTCGGTTTTATTCTCTTGGTAGTCTTCATACCTTATTTTCAGTTCACCAACATCTCCCTCTTTACTGCCCTGTCCTGTTTCGCCTTCTTGAGGGGCCAATGATTGGCTCTCCCCCATTGGGCTTGGTGTCTGGTCAAAACTCCTTATCACAGAATTTCTGCAGTCTTTAGGACTCAGCTCTATGTCAGTATTGGTGGGGCAGTTTATCAGCTCTGAATAACATACTGAGAAGCCCCTGTGATTCTCCATGATGGAGATGTGGTTCCTTTCCACATTTTTAATACTGCCATACTTTTTTCTGCACTGTACAAGTTTAGAGTTTCCAAACATTAAACCATCAGGTTCAGATTGGTTAAGGCCGGTGGCCTTATTTTCATTGGTGTACGAAGGGTGAACACCAATTTTGTCACCACCAATTTGAGATATATTTGCAATGTTGCAAGGGATTGGGTGTTTAACAGGTGTGATATATGTAATCTCTTTATTAACTCTTAATCCGGTTGAACATTcatttgtctgtttattttttaagtggTTTTCGGATGATTCCTCTTGAAGTCTTCGCTCAGCACATTTGTACTCAAGGACAATTTTGGCAGAGGATGGTGTCTCTGAGAGAAAAGCTCCATTTGGAAACACATTTCTGCTACCAAGTATCTTGTCTGTTACTTTTAGAGACGAATGTGTCATAGATCCTTTGTCTGTAAGTGATGaatctgcaaataaataaaaacaggtaaataTCTCTGTACAAACAATAATCATAACCTTTTCTATACTTTCTACACTTCAATAAATTGATGCTTACCACTGTTCTCATCTGCAGCCCCGTCTAACTGTGGAATAGACAGATCAGCAGGAAAAGAAGCGTTTCCTTTCCAATCCATCTCCTCATCCGATGAGGCCTGCTGCTCATCGCTGGAGCTTTCATTTGCTTCTTTCATACATAATCTGTGAAGAAAGATAACACAAATACTGCCAGAGTAAAGTCacagatataaataaatattcatttgcTTCTTTCATACATAATCTGTGAAGAAAGATAACACAAATACTGGCGGAGTAAAGTCacagatataaataaatattcactTGTACTGTTGTGGACCAGCCTGTTGATAGATCATTAGAGGTTGCGTTAACCGAACATTCGCCTTCATTGACAgacctttttgtgtttttcagttttccttattttctcctgtaaagctgctttggaataatgcacattgtgaaaagcgctatataaataaaattgaattgaattggtgCGGTCTTTACAGAGTTTTTTCCCTCAGGAAAGCAACTGGCGTCTTTTTGGCTAAGCATTAGCTTTCAGTAAGTGGTCTCAAAATGTCTCTCTCGGCATCTCCTCTGTTCAGTTAGCgacagaagcagcacattcatgacCAAACCGCAGCTTAGTACAAAACACCTTTTACACCtgtcacctgtcattgttactgactagacatatgaacatagacataaaataataattacagatAAATGTTTGACaacagaaatattaaaaatatataaatgaatataaacaacaacggctttattgggcattcagttgtattaaaatacagtaaattcaGAGAGTAAACGAAAGTACAGAGTGATTACATCACGAACATGCTAATTAACACGTAAcaccaccttgcaccatagtgacgggtaacaatgacagattttttacgagcctgtcccaataaaaaagtctagcgcaacctctggatCATAGGATCTGAATTTCTTACAAGcaacctttgtgtgtgtgtgaattttcTAAAGATAATGAAATTCTGATTTAAGAGTACAGacatacattttgtttgtatttaatttctCATTTCCTTATCCTTATTATTCTTTACTAGTTTTCCCATATTTAGTTTATTAGTTATTGATTATATTCATTTCTTTCTACCTAGTTATATTCTGCGTTACGTTGGATTTGTTCGGTCTTCACAAGTAGATATGAGTTTCCAGTGGTCTCATTCTCAAAGTTCTTAATAACGACAATGTTGTGAAGCAGTAATTTTTCACTGTCTATGTTGGTATAATAAGATCTGCTCAATGTGTTTCTAGTCAGACAGAGTTAGAATGAGCAATGGAACTCTAGACAGAGTTCTAGACGGAGTCAGAATGAGCATCTAAACGCAACAATGATTTCCTTCCTCAATAAACTTTTTAAGTTCATTTGAATATATAATCACTTCGTCTCCTGCCCGCTTAGTCTTCCCTTTCATCTCTAGTAGTACACATCTAAGTCTGCAGGATCATTTTGGTGTCACATCAGGATGGAAAAACCCTACGGTATCATTTTGGATCAATAACAAGATAGTATAATCTATCAGATCTATCACTGCAGTCAAATTAAACATTACAGGTAAACACGGTTTAATTTTAGGCTGctaaatttaaatttttaaaCCAGATTAAGCATACAATCTTCGTAAAATCATCAGGAAGTTTGGTCACCTTTGCCTGGCGGAGTGTTCTGTAATCTCATTGTCCCATCTTTGTGACATGATTATACTGAGCTCTGCCTCTTCTTTTTCTAGTTCAGGCCCCGCCTCTTCATCATCACTGTTACAGATGCCACTCCCAGACAAACATTGCTGGTTCACTGCTCCAAAATCAGTCAGTTCCTCAAGCAAATCCAGCATAGGCTGGTCTTGAATGCCATCTGTAAAAATGTGATAAATAACacgtaataaataaaatgcatgaaaaatgcacaaaaacatAATGCTGTTTCAACTGCCTGTGAAAATGATATCTGCTTTGAATGATTCTGTACCGAGTATTGCTGACTGGTTGGAGTTTTGCGAGAGAGGGAGGAAGGTATGACTGTTTTCTAATAAATTCAAAATGGCCTCTTCATCAACAACTGCCACCTCAGCGTGTTTGCTATCAGGCCGTTTCATTTCTGTATGgagaaaagaaataaagcataagACAAATTAATATCACTACTGCCAAACAGCCAGTCAGACAGCATGGAGAAAGGCCGCCAACAGTACTCTTTTTTTCCTGTGTTCAGTCTTCTTGCTTTTGCAATTGCCATAAGGCACAGATTTTGTGAGTGTGGGTTAGAGCCcccagggctccagactaacgTTTTTCACTAGGAAcactgtagcccctgactgaaatttttaggAGCGCGAGCAGAAAATTTAGGGGCACGccttaaatcagcctgcaatgcaattattgacatttttccccaaaatagCTGTTACTCACAAATATTTTGATAATAAATAGacagctaacacagtacgttctgactaCGTcaccagttcgtcttcatttggtcaccttgacattactttgtgaccatgttctgaggacgtcttggcaacgttccatttcttagaatttttgctgacgttccagaaacgtcctagccacgtcctcaaataacgttgtgaattaatcccatggagaacgttgtagcgacatgatgtactggtcttcagataacctggacactggtcatttgattaatgaatccgGTCATatctgtttattatgttattatatggaaaatttatgatcagagtaaaatctgttataatgtcaagacgaatgctataaatccgacttctgacagctattaaacctATTAaaggagtttaattcgataccacaattaaaactgcgtttctatttatttagtgcgTGCGTCTGATATGTGCGCACACTCGCCTTCTATGTTCTGCAAAGAGAaaacggtcatttctttttacctcactgcctgaTATTACTTTagaggtttattaatattctttctttactttataccttacagatgtgagagtaaacacatattttagtgattttcgatcgatttggcgcatctaaatgaacggaccctgatgtttgtgagtgtgactagagaagcttttgattgttgtttctaaaaacggacaacctgcttaacttatgtggtaagacaagaatataatgttcagcttaatgtttattcatctatgtcaataaatatctgctttaaatcctctatattgcgttgaagtctttgattatttatgtcatgtactacagtataaataaaatatctgattgtgatgtacagtgcagtgttgagttttataatcgttatactgtgctttatactgtacatatttgaatagagaattactccaattgtgcataaaattgaatctttaacacacaaaaaagatgcacattgtgaaaagcgctatataaataaaattgaattgaaattgaaaCGGTGTATTCTTAACTCCTCcgtggttagtttcgttttaaacgtctcaaatatcaAATCGTTCGTCATTaggctaaaaaaaatctgtcacagcaaacagcgaacCGTAGtaatgctctcacgttgtgtctgtaaacttgtcaataATGAGCTGAGCTGTGACCGACGCGACGACAGCGAGAAACATCAGTCACCCAGCTGCCGGACTCTCCCCTTCTCACACACATGGGCCTACACTGGTGGGCTCGCGATCTACTCGTCTTTTCACATGAGATATAACAACTAGAAAAATTGGCAGGTTGCACATGcgcgagtacttgtaaaaaaacGCTCGCGCTGTCTCAAAAACTTGTCGCAAAATGCGACCCATTTAGTcacagtctggagccctgcacTCTGTTGAGTTAATCTGAAATGGTGGGGATGGCTGTGGCACAGGAACTTGCAGCACGCTTCAGGGGAAAAGGGGTTTCATTAGAAGCAATTTTCTATGCATGTTACATAATTTCTTACAAAAAGTGTGTCAGTGTTTCGAGCACCACTACTGAGGATAGCACAGTGCCACTACAGATTGTGGGAGTATGTGTGTGGTAGAAACAatcatcttatttttattattttagcagctgaaaaaaaacattgacctATACCTAGTCACCTCACCTTTAATTGCATCGTGGTGAACATCCACTTGGCTAGCAGGTATGGAGGGCAAATCATCTGGGGTCAGGACTACAGGATGGAGGGAAAGGTCAGGAAAAGAATCTTCATTCGCATCAACTTCAGAACCAGCCTGAGTCCTGCGGTTCAAAGAAAGCCAGACAAATATCACCATTATGCCTCACTGGGCTTTGCATTTGCTTCTTTTCTCACATCAGCATCCCTCGTCCCAGTCCTTTCAATTAAAGTCCCCTGAGAACGGACATTCATGCAATCTGCTTTAATGTATCTTAACTGTTTAACATTATCAACAACCCCCATTGCAACATTTGACAGCATACTTATTTCCAGAAACAGCATGATATATTGAGTACCACTGGTAGAAAAATGTatgtcaccatgaaatcaaaaattacaattcctatttttacGGAAAACTGCtgtttttactataaattatttatctgtgtgggtaatttttttattaatgtgccctcataatctttagtaaaaatCTGTGGCTATCCTTCTCTGATGACGTCATCTAGACCATAGCTGCTAAAGGCCAAGTCTAAAATTATGgctaaaaaagcaacactccCCCTTAAGCAAGAAAAGAAGACCAGAGGCAGTTTTCCTGAATGGATGTCAATAGAGGAGAGGTTTCACCACAATGCATAGTAAATagctgacatttacatttataatattatggAATTTACAAGTAGACAGGAGCTGTATTTATGAAGCAAAAAGAGtagcaaaacacaataaatatttacacaccTATGCATTAAATATACTAAAAGGTCCACTGTGtagtttttggaggatctagtgaaagtgacctatttgtcagttatggtgacccataaccgaaatgtgacctctgcatttaacccatccagtgagtagtgaacacacacacactgcaagtcgtgaacaaacacacccggagcagtgggcagctatcactgcggCGCCCAGACTGACATGCACATCAGTCGCTACCTgctggccctgagaatcgaaccagTGACTTTCTGGttacgagtccgactctctaaccactaggccacaactgcccctatctattgacagaaatgcaatataatatacataactatgtcttcagagatgtataaagaccttacataatgaagtgttgtgtttttattagctttgaatgagctatttctatctacatacaccgcggatccccttgcatggaattcacaatgttgtttctacagtagccctaaacggacaaagtgctctacagagcgcatttagCAAAAACATTATCTCCTTTggaaaagaagcgaaaacgtggcgacatcttagtcctgtgtcagccactagagtgcttcgaaagggaggggatggggtggagtgagccgttggttgcaattcgcaacctcaccgctagatgcagctaaaattcatacactggaccttaaatAGACTCCAAGCATGATCACTTCCGTGTTTTGTGTCAGCCAGCTCAGTTACATCCGGCACACGTAGCGTCCATAGGGAACGAAGATCGCTTCAAGATGTACTTAAAATTACGGTCAACGACGTGAGCCAAATTACGCAAACACTACATCATACATCGACAATCAAAAAGGGGAAAGGC encodes the following:
- the rev3l gene encoding DNA polymerase zeta catalytic subunit isoform X2 gives rise to the protein MFSVRVVTADYYLSSPIRDLDVCYSDFRDSDVKKVPVVRIFGSTPAGQKTCLHLHGVFPYIYVPYDGFGQQANRYLRQVAYSIDRALNVSMGNPSSNTQHIFKVSLVSGMPFYGFHMKEKAFMKIYLYNPHMVKRVCELLQGGAVMNKSFQPHEAHIPYLLQLFIDYNIYGMNMINLAAVKFRKSHATVGEESSSKVDSTIPWKSPCTSKLNDSVLRDTMSTRWGEDNIPSSLILEEVERMSVCELEVDAVAADVLNRLEIENQIGRNPGLQAIWEDEKQRHRERSESSLIDVPESQDRGFVEFAESERILMKRFKEILTENEFDVTQAGSEVDANEDSFPDLSLHPVVLTPDDLPSIPASQVDVHHDAIKEMKRPDSKHAEVAVVDEEAILNLLENSHTFLPLSQNSNQSAILDGIQDQPMLDLLEELTDFGAVNQQCLSGSGICNSDDEEAGPELEKEEAELSIIMSQRWDNEITEHSARQRLCMKEANESSSDEQQASSDEEMDWKGNASFPADLSIPQLDGAADENSDSSLTDKGSMTHSSLKVTDKILGSRNVFPNGAFLSETPSSAKIVLEYKCAERRLQEESSENHLKNKQTNECSTGLRVNKEITYITPVKHPIPCNIANISQIGGDKIGVHPSYTNENKATGLNQSEPDGLMFGNSKLVQCRKKYGSIKNVERNHISIMENHRGFSVCYSELINCPTNTDIELSPKDCRNSVIRSFDQTPSPMGESQSLAPQEGETGQGSKEGDVGELKIRYEDYQENKTERTVVAQQEAHYKFFPSVVLSNCLSRPVKKTIWGKTGEGCCTMEDPEQRRSRLKLTTKKRTTLSQKGTSPLRTPATIKEEAPPFSAITPDSLNEKETNSKVNMETSAPSSVKRSESSVEDELAVIPTKISRTKVSSLPGSKYTLRTKRKMSRDTEDGDHLSSRSFKRSLVPNEGLKEKNHIQKKTRLSKKEPPVIIKYIIINRFKGQKNMLVKIAKINADEPCTVLTPEKLEEYQKLAPPKDFWPKVSDSTAVKYPLPEPKVKKCPKRKLKVNLTSKRVSTSPKLKCDRARQTRRPRRVKAAFTLPKLLTPWPCYNDFTDDHSTEYSDVMVELGYLSERAPSSSDSTPPRCWSPTDPLLESNSNDHLINPLNDPCLGSPYQSLTPKPYKIGPRDRSRTSRPKKSSAASQKCQSSSIKKTSVSGSIKTGDSQKKSNRTASRRQKKNCKSIERTVLGDGTSTTQKSRKLNKKLFQGTENLSTEGTENSQTSLPVDNSPLESSSDGLTPFQHPSSIKSIQEDATVSCFDSQTVSISTEKKPDQGIDFFEVFNVIASNKQEVQIALNPLTEKATKTLGHPCSVITYSRSNSISQSLGQNGPVTTDECYLNSEVTSQEENPRTIQHSQSTAKTSMKSKRQSTKKKDSPMSLSEPVYFISSPSEKKAITDGSHRDLALSSIPKNGIICVPEMPSGLAVLKELLQKRQLKAGQTLQESVHVTDTTSSTSHPNDVSKTVKRKRPPSLTTRKSRSARTKVPKESISRQSMKYKPGDLVRLDHLSDGSPVLMSDPGLDSCCSIEDSLSPELPDNYNFDINAIGQTEFSCLYSGNQFVLTDKNLPQKFLSDVSQEAINALVEGLGSRAQKIVEVDEDAKHEEGCHRSGTVSPELFDKSCENSKVFPNKISLPLFDSERISNKDWGGSLGKINGLSHFQDFYCEKRDMLFDPEPFFSITSVSFGDNGVSPSSDLQDGSSATPNSSPRSVSSLSQLRNGVQTSKSGGTHILKPLMSPPTREEILATLLDLDLSEATYQEPFCSDPSDAPLKPREVGRRKLTLETRLANELAEFHGDISQQGLQFWKVAFSAMTNAGSAPTHDSRASLSTKNQKPSSGGDQKVIMLPCKSAPSRERVQLWLQAKKQYECLLRDRKLVGDPKCVELKHSTCDRTSPQKKHLETPDSKYCNKGPEKVSELQSDKRNGLSLPLCISPVKAASFNCSPKSMMHFLDTKAKDQEVDVRGQVRSSCSPELPTWQESPAGLKEDEDKKDLCDRLPAPNMDESHIYCTSPENVQPRDFLSPSPFHIQDRVSDDKTLYMLHSTPVLRRRRSIDDDGSNCSPTVNDEMEARSQWLHQRSNKNKDALRRVLLTTQMKNQFTAMNVPKKESSQIEGPSICNSYGFKVSMQNLQEAKALHELQHLTLMTMELHARTRRDLEPDPEFDPICALFYCLSSDSPLPSAITTQMTGSIVIDKDYCSSGQASRSKAPLLFRSGVTGLQVTYARDEKQLFEEISNIMRKYDPDILVGYEVQMHSWGYLLQRAAALGVDLCQRLSRVPGDAKENRFLAEKDEYGADTMSELHIVGRIVLNLWRVMKTEAALNNYSFENVAFHLLHQRFPLYSHRTLSDWFDHSTDVHRWKVVDHYVSRVCGMIQLLQQQDIIGRTSELARVFGIQFYHVLTRGSQYRVESMMLRIAKPMNYVPVTPSTQQRAQQRAAQCIPLVMEPESRFYSNSVVVLDFQSLYPSIVIAYNYCFSTCLGHIENLGTCDEFKFGCTSLRVPPDLLYQLRNDITISPNGIAFVKPSVRKGVLPSMLEEILKTRIMVKQSMKGCKNDKALFRLLNARQLGLKLIANVTFGYTSANFSGRMPSVEVGDSIVHKARETLERAIKMVNDTKKWGARVVYGDTDRYWYASVPYVSTLGYQNPGDLRLRSRGIPGLFAERVLISAGPFATTFQGVLL